cgtttttttatggctgagtagtattccactgtagatacgtacatctttatccattcctctgttgatggacatttaggttgtttccgtgtcttggctattgtgaatagtgctgctatgaacataggggtgcatatatctttttgaattatagttttgtctggatatatgcccaggagtgggattgctggatcatatggtagttctatttttagttttgaggaatctccatactgtttcccaccgtgagtttttaaaaatcatgattgTGTCCCCCTCTGTAGAGTTCTCTGAAGGCTTCCTAGGCTCAGGGCTAGACTAGATTCTCCTtcacagcctccagaaggaaacaACCCTGCCGATGACACCTACAGATTTCAGAAATTCACCTCCAGATCTGAGAAAATaagtttgttattttaagccaccatgTTTGGCAGCCCCAAGAAACAAATACTAgtcaagaatttttttcttactttccctGGCCTCTTGGGAAGCTGTGGTCTAAGTTAATACCTACAAGCAAAGGACAGTTGCGGTAAAAGGTTTTGCCAACGTCCCTTCCCAGGTCCCTCTAAGAGGACTCCCACCCGACAGAACGTAGAATTTGCCTCATACGTGGCTGTCCCCAACTTCAGACTCGCAGGAAATATATCCCCCAGAATGTGCTGCTCCTCCAAGGGTCCCAGCTCTGAACCCCTCACGATCCAATCTTCCACTAACTATTCTGTCCTCCTGCCCACCTGCCACCCTAATCCAGGCTACTGTCACCTCCCCACGCCCCTGGAGATCCTTCAGCTTCTCTGGTCATTTCCTCTCTTGCACCCTCTGTTCAGCAGCCTGAGAAGTTTTGCAAGTTACAGATTTAACTATTGTCATTCCACTGATTAGGAGCCTCTGCAGCCTCCCGTGCTCATGAGTCAAGTCTGAACATGTGTCAGCCACAGCAGACTGTGCCTCCACCCccacgccccccccaccccggtcaCCGCTGCAGATGTAGCTCACAGCAGGCCATCTCCAGTTCCCTCATCAGCAGACTGAGCCCCATTTCTCATGTCTCCCCGCTTCCTCGGACACTGAGTGGAGAGGAGGAGCAAGGGAGCATCATGGTACCTGCCCAGTGGGGGGCAAATGTTCTGGAAGGTactcaagagaaaaacagagaagacaaACTCCTCTGAAGGTATGTCACGGGACATGAACTGGGTCAAAGGAAAGAACCAAGACTTGACAGATCAAATCTCAAAGGTCAGCTACAGGGTTAAGAGCTGGGGGTCTGAACATAGCACAGAGCACACAGTCATTTACTGAAAAAGAATCAACTTTAATTGTTACTGACCAATCTGCATCCAGGAATGAACAACTGAACAAACACGATAAAATTGTCCTATTGAAGAAACCAAGAGTTTCTGCCAGCCCCAGAGTTTCTGAGGGTTAGGCCAAGAGCAGCCCATTCCCAAGGCTGGTTCTGTCCCCCACGCCAGCTTCTCATCCCGTGAGAAGGGCTGGGGATGGGTGAGGgacctgtcccctcctcccagcatGCTGGGATCTCTTAGAAAGTCACCGGTGGGGTGCGCCTTTCCTCCCATCTCATTCCTGTCCTAAGGTAAATGGAGACCCTCTGGGCATCACCCCAAAAGCCAGGGAATGAAGTGAGGCAGCCCAAGTGCCTTCCCGGACTCTCAGCCAAAGCTTTGTTCCAGTCTGCTCGGTTGGTTCCTGATGCCCAGGGtggggattaaataaaatatgcacgAGAGAAAAAACTCAAATGCCCCCAAATCTCCACAACACAAGTCACagagcagaaggaaaaataaaacaacggCCCTAATAAGAAGCAGCAGCGGCCGGCCCTCAGAAGACGCGTTCAAACTCCGTCTGGTTGGTGGTGGCGGGATTGCGGCTCTGGTTGGTGGACTGCTGGGTGATCTGGCTGCCCTTCCGGCGCGGTGGTGCTAGGTACTCAAACATGGACGTCAGGTGGGTGGAGAGCATGCCCTTGAGGTCCGAGGGCATGGGGTCGGACCAGAAGAAGTCGTGGTTCAGGGCGTCATCACTGTCAATGCGCTGGGCGGGATCCAGCACCAGCAACTTGTCGATGAGGTCCAGTGCATAGGGGTCACGCACATAGGCCTTCAGCCTGTCCTTCACCTTCCGCTTCTGGCCCTTGACCAGGTCCAGTTTCTCAAACAGCTCGTACTTGTCCACATTTGGCCACACCTGGGGTGGGAGGCATGGAAAAGAGAATGTAGTCAGTTCAGGGGGTGCGAGGCTGGTTCACCGGTCAAGCACCTGTAGGGACTAAACGCTCTCCGTTCAGAAGCTCCCAGACTGCCCCGGAGGGCAAACTTGACCCCTCCAAGGTGAAAGCAGCAGGAACAACATATCTGGCAAACGCCAAGTACCGGGCTCTTTGACACAAATTGTCTGGCGTACGTGCACCAAGCCTGAGAGAACCAGTTGTCTCACAGCACAGCAGCTCAGCTCTGAAGTGAGGGGCTCAGACGCCCTCCCCAAAGCCACAGAACTAAAGGGATGCAGCCGAGACTTGAACAGTCTGTGTGGCTCTAAAGAGCAGACCCCAACCACCCACCAGCAACCTCTCCAGAATGGAGCTTTTCCTCTATTCagcacccacccctcccctgccagggAGACTTCTCTGCAGCCCGTGGGGCCCAGGGGCCCAGGCAGCCCGACTCCGTACCTCAGGAGTGATGGAGCCACAAAGCTGGCTGATGAGGGCAAGCTGGTGCTGCTCTGTGTTGCCCTGCATGATAGGGCTGCGGGTCCACATCTCTGCCATGATGCACCCAGCACCCCACAGGTCAATGGGGGGGCCGTAGTCCCGCTCCCCTGAGAAGAAGAGCACACCAGGAGGGCCCCTTGAGCCCGACAGCCTCCTGAGAGGCAATGCCCCCGGGCCGGGGGCTCAAGAAGCCCTGGCAGCGGGGGGCTGAGGCTGGCTAAGTGCCCAGCCCCTGCTTCCCTCTGCCAGCTCGGGAGAGTCCTCACCGAGCAACAGCTCCGGGGGCCGGTACCAGAGCGTCACCACACGGTTGGTGTAGCGGTTGGGCTGGCTGTTCTTGGCCAGGCTGAAGGCCCGGGCCAGCCCAAAGTCTGCCAGCTTCAGAACTCCATCGCGGGTGATGAGCACATTAGCCGCCTTCATATCCCTGTGCAGGATCTGCAGGAAGCACAAAGGCGAGGGTTCTCGGGGGGTCCTTTAGCCACACCCACCCCACAGTGAGAGCAAAGGCCAGCCCAAGCCTTGGTCTCTCCTCCCCTACTCTGGCCCCCACCTTGTTCCTGTGGATGTAGTAGAGACCATTGAGCAACATCTGCATGACCCTCTTGATCTCAGACAGTGTGAACTTGACTAAGACGTTGCTCAGCAGCCCGGCAAGGTCATGCTCGCAGAAGTCAAACACCAGATATATACTGCCTTTGCAGCGGTTATAGGGGGAAGCTGAGACCGGAAGAATGAGGGGGACAGAGAGGAACAAGAGACAAATCAAAAATCTCATATGCAACTCACTTTCCCACAAGCAGCTCCTACCCTCTCCAATCTATGGACCCCTGGATATCCAGGTGCAAATTCCTTCACaggtaaaatattttctgagcgcCTTCTCTGGGCTGGGTACTGCGGCAGGCCCCGAGGAGGCACCTGCTCTGATGAAAGGGCCACAGAAAGCAGTCACACTTGGTACGTCTGGGTTAAGAAGAGGCAATGTAAATGTGTCCAGTTCCAACTTTTGCAAACAAAACCTTAAGCAATAAGCCTCATTTCCTCCATCTGAAAATGGGGATGAGATCCGAACAACTTACCTTTGGTTCGACAGATCTCAATCAAGTTGACCACATTCTCGTGTTTTAGAAGCTGGAGGATCTTGATTTCCCGCAAGGCTGTAATGGGGAACTGGGTGGGAAAAAGACAGGAGAAGGTCAGAAGTGGGTGAGCGCACCACAGACCAAGGAACTGGCCAGGGAGTCCACAGGAAGGGTTAAAGGATGGGAGACAGAGTAAGAGCGTAGGCTCTGAAATTAGCTGTCTCAAATGCCACCTgtgtaaaatgggtgtaatagTATGTACCCCTCAAGGAGCTGGTTTCAGACAACGAATTGAAATAGCGATACTTCACACAAATGCTCTATTACTACTTATCAAATGCTCCACAGTTTCTTCAACCTTATAACTTTTAGCTCTATGCCTGTGTTTAACTGTGAGATGgttaacaaatacaaaaataaagaaacaagtcTCTTGAAAGCTGGACCAGAGCtaagatggggtggggggtggaaggCACTGTTGTTTTTCAAGTGAATACCAGTCACCCTTTTAAAGTCATTGCAtataacttattattattttacactcAACAAAATTAAACCCTAAAGAAAAAGTGCTCAAAGCCTTCCTAACTTCAGGAACCAAGGTGCACTCCGTGCAAGCATGGGCTCCCCCTCCTGCCACCAACCACATTCACCTATGAATGAAATATGAAGCGGCTTTAAAACACTTGAATTGAAAGATTTAACTTGGAAGTCAAATTCCCTGGAATATGGAAATTTCCAAACACGTGAACTGAACCTATACGTGAGAGTCCCAGAAGCAGCAGGGTGGAAACCCAACCTCACGCCCAAGGGAGCTGGCCGACCTGCCCACCCCACCCGTACTCACCCCCTCCTTCTCATTCTCCATCAGTACCTTCTTCAGAGCCACTTTTTGGCCGGTCTTGCGATGCTTTGCCTTAAACACCTCCCTGCAGGCCGAGAGGGGGACCCAAGAGAACTCTTCAGGCCATTTCCGCAgggcccgcccctcccccaccagaggAGGACAGGAAAGGGAATCCGGGCGGGGCTGGGCCGGGTACCCAGGGCACTCGGCTACCCTACCACGCGGTGTCTTCGGTCCCTCTCCGAGCCTCTACCTCCTTCTCCTCACCCGGGAGTCTCACGGAGATACCGTTCCACTCACATGCTCCTCTCTgcaacccctccctgccccccatcaAGGGCCTCAAGCTCCTCCCCGCCAGCCAGCTCTGTCAGGCCCGGGCGGGCTGCGGCGAGGCCTAGCGAGACCACGGGACAAGTCTATGACTAAATGGCTTCCCGACCAACTGGGCCCGGGCCTGGGCGTCCCAACGTCTGCCCGGAGGGGTGCAGGCTCAGGGCTCCCGGTCCCTGGGGGCCAAGCCTTACCCGAAGGTGCCTTGGCCGATTTTAGCGAGCTTCTCATATTTGGACACCTCATCACAAAAGGGACATTCCACCGAGTCGTACTGCTTTGCCATGGCCGCCTCCAGTGCGCCGCCACCACCtcctgccgccgccgccgtcgctgCTCCCGCTCCGGGTCCCGCCGCCGTGCTCCAGGCCCCTCCGCGGCCGCGCCACTTCCGCCTCCACGGCCACTTCCGGCCTCGCGGCGCCGACCCCACCTCttccgcccgccgcccgccgccagGCCCCCTGGGACTTGTAGTTCCCGAGAGGCCAGGAGGAGCCGGAGCTGCAGAGGCGCCTCCGCCACCGCCGCTGCCCCCGCCTCCGCCGCCGCCACTGCTGGCGGCGGCCCCGATCGGGGGCGCGGGGAGCCGGGGCGCCGGGGCTGGGGCTCGGGGTGGTGCGTCCCGCTGCATCGGCTCGGGCCGCCGCCGCTGCCGAAGCCGCTGCCGCTCTGGCGCCCGATCCGGGGCCAGCCGCAGTgccctgctcctcctcctccgaCGGCACCGCCTCCGCCAGGCTGCGctgggcgcggggcgggggggcggccCCCGAGCCGCGGCCTGGGGGCTCCCTGGCCGGGCCCGGGCCCGGGGCGGCGGGGCGAGGGGGCCGGACGGGAAGAGCCGATGAGGAGGCGGCCCGAGAGCCCGGGAGGGGGCGCGTTATAAAGGGGGAGGTGCCCCAGcctcgccctcccctccccctcctcccgccccctcgCTCGTCCCTCCCACCCTTCGCGGCCGcacctgccgccgccgccgccgccgccgccgccgccgcctgtcgccgccgccgcccgccgccgcccgccgccgcccgccgccgccgccgccgccgcccgccgccaCCCGCCGCCGCCCGCTGCCGCCGCCCGCTCCCTGTCCGCCCGCCGCCCTCGGCGCGTCACCGCCCGCGGCCCCTCCTCCGCCTTCGGAGGTGGGGCCCCGCGCTCTACACCTGGCTGCGGGGCGACTCGCCGCGTGCCTCAGTTTACCTACACATGCTAGCTGCCGCGGGGAGCCCTTTCCTCCCCAGCTCGGGGTGCAGCCCCTCACAGGCGAAGGCGGGAGGTGCCGAGGGAGCGGCCTCCGGCCTGGGGAGGAGAGAACGGCCGCCACCGCCGCCTCCCCGGGCCCCTGCCACCCGCCGTTGATATGGCAACTGACAGCCGCCAGGGGGCGCGGCGACATTGGAGGCGGCGAGCGAGCAAAGCCCAGGCCTTCCATCCCTGGACCCCCTGTTCTCAGGGAGGCAGGGATGAAACTCACAGGACCCCCGTCCCCCCTGAGCTGAGCTCGAGCTGGTCGTGACCCGGGTCAGTAGTCACAAAAGTAGCTAGCATTTACTCTACACCGTTGTGTGCTCAGGGAGTGCTGAGCGTTCCTGCTGAATCCTGAATCA
The Phocoena sinus isolate mPhoSin1 chromosome 6, mPhoSin1.pri, whole genome shotgun sequence DNA segment above includes these coding regions:
- the CDK9 gene encoding cyclin-dependent kinase 9 — its product is MQRDAPPRAPAPAPRLPAPPIGAAASSGGGGGGGSGGGGGASAAPAPPGLSGTTSPRGPGGGRRAEEVGSAPRGRKWPWRRKWRGRGGAWSTAAGPGAGAATAAAAGGGGGALEAAMAKQYDSVECPFCDEVSKYEKLAKIGQGTFGEVFKAKHRKTGQKVALKKVLMENEKEGFPITALREIKILQLLKHENVVNLIEICRTKASPYNRCKGSIYLVFDFCEHDLAGLLSNVLVKFTLSEIKRVMQMLLNGLYYIHRNKILHRDMKAANVLITRDGVLKLADFGLARAFSLAKNSQPNRYTNRVVTLWYRPPELLLGERDYGPPIDLWGAGCIMAEMWTRSPIMQGNTEQHQLALISQLCGSITPEVWPNVDKYELFEKLDLVKGQKRKVKDRLKAYVRDPYALDLIDKLLVLDPAQRIDSDDALNHDFFWSDPMPSDLKGMLSTHLTSMFEYLAPPRRKGSQITQQSTNQSRNPATTNQTEFERVF